CTTCGCCGGCGAGCGACGACTCCAGCGCGGGGTCCGCGCCGGAGAGCGTGATGAATGCCTGTTGCGCGGCGGTCTGTTCCGCGTCTTTCTTCGTACGCCCCTGCCCGCTCGCCACCGAGCGCCCCGCGATCGACAACTCGACCTCGAACTGCTTGTCGTGATCGGGTCCAGTTGCCGAAACGAGCTTGTAGGTCGGCGCGGTGCGGTATTCGGCCTGCGTCAATTCCTGAAGGCGGGTCTTGTAGTCGAATGTGAGGATCCTGTCGGTGCGTCCCTTGAAAAGGTCCCGAAACTGCTCTTTGACGAACTGAAGCGCGGCCTCGAATCCCAGATCCAGGTACATCGCGCCGATGACGCTCTCGAAGACGTCCGAGAGGATGCTGTTTTTCTCCCGGCCCGCCGTCAACGTCTCTCCGCGGGACAAGCGGATGTAGCGACCGAGACCCAGATCCCGCGCCAGCAGAGCCAGCGACTTCTTGTTGACCGCAGCCGCGCGAATTTTGGACAGATCGCCCGCATTGAGCCTCGTGAATCGCTCCATCAACAGATGAGACAGTGCCAATTCCAGCACCGCGTCGCCTAGAAACTCCAGGCGCTCGTAGTCGGATACGTTCTC
The window above is part of the Deltaproteobacteria bacterium genome. Proteins encoded here:
- the rnc gene encoding ribonuclease III is translated as MDGERKTQIDEVCRLLGVQFQNKRLLDHALTHRSFVHETGGENVSDYERLEFLGDAVLELALSHLLMERFTRLNAGDLSKIRAAAVNKKSLALLARDLGLGRYIRLSRGETLTAGREKNSILSDVFESVIGAMYLDLGFEAALQFVKEQFRDLFKGRTDRILTFDYKTRLQELTQAEYRTAPTYKLVSATGPDHDKQFEVELSIAGRSVASGQGRTKKDAEQTAAQQAFITLSGADPALESSLAGEEH